One Sinobacterium norvegicum genomic window carries:
- a CDS encoding MBL fold metallo-hydrolase: MSSFPVKMIATITASVAVGIGVGLLFGNETTQRVIEERKAEIVGGLADSYMASNTEANEEGGVKTVSGLHHIEIEVDTFGNNIYRAKGVANSFLVATSEGNVIFDAGLATQGAKQKRLLQEAAPGELKYIVLSHSHQDHIGATNFWRNEYPDAKIITHRNFIEGQRYLKDLENYFWGRNRLLYTFMPEHPPEAGSIFAFGDIVPDITIADGDEYRFTLGDTEFLVLPTPGAEGEDNIVMWVENEQALFTGDVFGPLFPMVPNLFTLRGEKFRDPIKYINSLDTMIALKPELILPSHFDPIVGEEQLQQDLYAMREVTRYIHDETVAGMNAGKSLWQLMEEIQLPEELGLTQGHGKVSWNVRSIWENYSTWFHFESTTELYPVPTREVYVDVAELAGGSDKLLARAGQKLAQQEPVKALHLVEMAEGGSGSTAESEAVRLAALQQLLENAYKTGSNFSETGWLKSRIAITEAKLAQQ; this comes from the coding sequence ATGAGCTCTTTCCCCGTTAAAATGATTGCCACTATTACCGCCTCTGTTGCCGTTGGCATCGGTGTCGGTTTACTGTTCGGCAACGAAACCACCCAGCGTGTCATCGAAGAACGCAAGGCCGAAATCGTCGGTGGCTTGGCCGATAGCTATATGGCCAGCAATACCGAGGCCAACGAAGAGGGCGGAGTTAAAACCGTCTCAGGCCTACACCACATTGAGATTGAGGTCGATACCTTCGGCAACAACATCTATCGCGCCAAGGGCGTGGCCAACAGCTTCTTAGTCGCCACCTCGGAAGGCAACGTCATCTTCGATGCCGGCTTGGCGACCCAGGGTGCCAAACAGAAGCGCTTACTGCAGGAGGCCGCACCGGGTGAGCTCAAATACATCGTGCTATCTCACTCGCATCAGGATCACATCGGCGCCACCAACTTCTGGCGCAACGAGTACCCCGACGCCAAAATCATCACCCACCGCAACTTCATCGAGGGCCAGCGCTACCTGAAAGACCTCGAAAACTATTTCTGGGGCCGCAACCGCCTACTGTATACCTTTATGCCTGAGCACCCACCGGAAGCCGGCTCTATTTTTGCCTTTGGTGACATCGTGCCAGACATTACCATTGCCGACGGTGACGAATACCGCTTCACTCTCGGCGACACCGAGTTTCTGGTATTGCCAACTCCGGGGGCCGAGGGTGAGGACAATATCGTGATGTGGGTAGAGAACGAGCAGGCACTGTTTACCGGTGACGTGTTTGGCCCATTATTCCCCATGGTACCGAATCTGTTCACCCTGCGTGGTGAGAAGTTCCGCGACCCCATCAAGTACATCAACTCGCTCGACACCATGATTGCCCTCAAGCCAGAGTTGATTCTGCCCAGCCACTTCGACCCGATTGTCGGCGAAGAGCAACTGCAGCAAGATCTATACGCCATGCGCGAGGTCACCCGCTACATCCACGATGAAACCGTTGCCGGCATGAATGCAGGCAAGTCGTTATGGCAGTTAATGGAAGAGATCCAATTACCCGAGGAGCTAGGTCTCACCCAGGGCCACGGTAAGGTTTCTTGGAACGTCCGCAGCATCTGGGAAAACTACAGCACCTGGTTCCACTTCGAGTCGACCACTGAGCTCTACCCTGTGCCGACCCGTGAGGTGTACGTTGATGTCGCCGAACTCGCTGGCGGTAGCGACAAGCTGTTAGCCCGCGCCGGCCAGAAGTTGGCGCAGCAGGAACCGGTTAAGGCGCTGCACCTGGTCGAAATGGCCGAGGGCGGATCTGGCAGCACCGCCGAATCCGAGGCAGTTCGTTTGGCCGCCTTACAGCAACTGCTTGAAAACGCCTATAAAACGGGGAGTAACTTCAGCGAAACAGGCTGGTTAAAGAGCCGTATCGCCATCACCGAAGCCAAACTAGCACAACAATAA
- a CDS encoding GNAT family N-acetyltransferase: MNLQFRPYTASDEEACMALFDANCPEFFALNERKDYVEFLAAKPAGYELCLKNGRIVGAFGLFGLGAARGCLDWTLISPACQGGGIGSSVMERVIVEAKAAQIAVIDIATSHKAYRFFEKKGAVKIGEQLNGWGQGMHRIDMKLAVGV, translated from the coding sequence GTGAATCTACAATTTAGGCCATATACTGCCAGCGATGAAGAGGCCTGTATGGCGCTGTTTGATGCCAACTGTCCCGAATTCTTCGCTCTCAACGAGCGCAAAGATTACGTCGAGTTTCTCGCCGCCAAGCCGGCAGGCTACGAGTTGTGTCTAAAAAATGGCAGGATTGTCGGCGCCTTTGGCCTGTTCGGCCTCGGTGCTGCCCGTGGCTGTCTCGATTGGACACTGATTAGCCCCGCCTGCCAGGGCGGCGGCATCGGCTCGTCGGTGATGGAGCGGGTCATTGTTGAGGCCAAGGCGGCTCAGATTGCCGTCATCGATATTGCCACCAGTCACAAGGCCTATCGTTTCTTTGAGAAAAAAGGCGCGGTTAAGATTGGCGAACAACTCAATGGCTGGGGTCAGGGCATGCACCGCATCGACATGAAGTTAGCCGTGGGCGTCTAG
- a CDS encoding alcohol dehydrogenase catalytic domain-containing protein, with protein sequence MKAAVFKEVGQPLHVEQVADPAPESSELVVKVSYCGVCGTDLHATREGLTTACCDQILGHEYVGEIVEVGRESSGNWKVGDRVCAMPFIACGKCLPCASGKFFQCANKKVSGVDDQGGFAEFVTTGSRETLILPDELDLQTATLVEPLAVSLHAVRVAQLTAGSRILIMGAGPIGLTTALWAKFFGARDIIVSELADSRAELAKKMGATAVIKPDLTAGAEDLLTQFCDVAGAPPDIIFECVGAPGLLQQCIEMAPYGGKIIPVGVCEKPDAIMPFFGLIKELNIQFAIAYDKDDFETSIAMLANRRIDVSPMITDVVSLDDLPDAFEALKTPSDQCKVIAKMD encoded by the coding sequence ATGAAAGCAGCGGTATTCAAAGAAGTTGGACAACCCTTACACGTAGAACAGGTTGCCGATCCGGCTCCTGAGTCATCAGAACTGGTGGTAAAAGTCTCCTATTGCGGCGTCTGCGGCACTGATTTACACGCCACCCGAGAAGGCCTGACCACCGCTTGCTGTGATCAGATATTAGGTCATGAGTATGTCGGCGAAATTGTCGAAGTGGGCCGCGAATCATCAGGCAACTGGAAGGTCGGTGATCGCGTTTGCGCCATGCCCTTTATCGCCTGCGGCAAATGTTTACCCTGTGCCTCGGGGAAATTTTTCCAATGTGCCAATAAGAAAGTTTCCGGTGTGGACGATCAGGGCGGCTTTGCCGAGTTTGTCACCACCGGCAGTCGTGAGACCTTGATTCTGCCCGATGAGCTAGACCTACAAACAGCCACCTTAGTGGAGCCACTGGCCGTCAGTTTGCACGCCGTTCGGGTTGCGCAACTCACCGCTGGCAGCCGTATTCTTATCATGGGAGCGGGCCCAATTGGCCTTACCACGGCACTGTGGGCTAAGTTTTTTGGCGCCCGCGACATCATCGTCAGCGAATTAGCAGACAGCCGGGCCGAGCTGGCCAAGAAGATGGGAGCCACCGCCGTCATCAAGCCCGATTTGACCGCCGGAGCGGAAGATTTATTAACACAGTTTTGTGATGTGGCAGGCGCACCGCCTGATATTATCTTTGAGTGTGTTGGCGCGCCAGGCCTGCTGCAGCAATGTATTGAGATGGCCCCCTATGGCGGAAAAATTATTCCGGTCGGTGTCTGCGAAAAGCCCGATGCGATTATGCCGTTCTTTGGCTTAATCAAAGAACTCAATATTCAATTTGCCATTGCCTACGATAAAGACGATTTTGAAACCTCGATCGCAATGCTGGCTAATCGCCGTATTGACGTCTCGCCGATGATTACCGATGTGGTCAGTTTGGACGACCTGCCCGACGCCTTTGAGGCGCTTAAAACCCCCAGCGATCAGTGTAAGGTCATCGCCAAAATGGATTAA
- a CDS encoding TonB-dependent receptor produces MIKIKNNISAMLALASAVSAVGAFSSNTYAQQGEIALEEVIVTARKREESLQDVAVSVTAITTQLDNSAVRNIKDLQNYVPNVSIDMTPASSAASISIRGVSFQEPDKSLDPPIGVILDGVYIGTAAGQLMDNFDIERIEVLRGPQGTLFGKNTVGGALNIVRSEPTKEFGAKVKVGADNFGLLEAKAVVNLPLTEAGGLKLFATKSESDGYIENDVYGGDVGGTDFQQFGATAAFDIGDNFDIALTLERIEDDSDWGAFSNFNEMSELACMLPALTAGMPEGCAESDPNSDEDHSSTNGPNSASATNDFAALTMNWTVADWTLTSITGAVSRDEDARLEYDANSIEFMYVNTGSEYSQFSQEFRASGELTDNIFATFGAYYWDSDYKQNQTSYQMWDWFGMPPGATQHLDNSGTNTATSLFANVDWNITEDLILNLGGRYTDEEKTITTYAAGIKMADGTPITPDGPEEKFDQSWTNFSPRVALQYNFTDDVMAFVSYSEGFRSGGYFARSTVPDADGYDPETVNSWEAGVKTELWNNRLRLNGTLFYGDYQDKQEDVIVSVPGQSANTVIRNAADAVLQGVELEATAQLTHSLSVYANAGYLDASFKDFYADIDGGAIEEPTDNSDLELRNAPEYTFAAGADYYQDVGFGELGLHYSYRWTDDYQTVIDNDPRGEVEAMGIHNASIDLTVAENYRISAYGRNLSDERYARVVVIPTFAAFGQYNAPRNFGVELVADF; encoded by the coding sequence ATGATAAAAATAAAAAATAACATTTCAGCAATGCTGGCTTTGGCCAGTGCTGTGTCTGCTGTGGGGGCGTTCTCTTCGAACACCTACGCACAGCAGGGTGAAATTGCACTTGAAGAGGTGATCGTCACCGCGCGTAAGCGTGAGGAATCTTTGCAGGATGTCGCGGTATCGGTTACCGCTATTACAACTCAGCTGGATAACTCAGCGGTTCGAAATATAAAAGATCTACAAAATTACGTGCCCAACGTGTCTATCGACATGACGCCGGCCAGTAGTGCAGCCTCAATCTCTATTCGTGGTGTTAGCTTCCAGGAACCCGATAAGAGCTTGGATCCACCGATCGGCGTTATCCTAGACGGTGTCTACATCGGTACCGCCGCCGGTCAGCTGATGGACAACTTCGACATCGAGCGTATTGAAGTACTCCGTGGCCCCCAGGGCACATTGTTCGGTAAGAACACCGTCGGTGGTGCTCTTAACATCGTTCGTAGCGAGCCAACCAAAGAATTTGGCGCCAAGGTCAAAGTCGGTGCCGATAACTTTGGCCTGCTTGAAGCCAAGGCCGTGGTTAACCTGCCTTTAACCGAAGCCGGTGGATTGAAACTTTTTGCCACCAAGTCTGAAAGCGATGGCTACATCGAAAACGACGTCTATGGTGGTGATGTTGGCGGTACTGATTTTCAGCAATTTGGTGCCACTGCGGCATTCGATATCGGTGATAACTTCGATATTGCTTTAACACTCGAACGTATCGAAGATGATTCTGACTGGGGTGCTTTCTCAAACTTCAATGAAATGAGCGAGCTGGCATGTATGCTTCCAGCGCTTACTGCCGGAATGCCTGAAGGTTGTGCCGAGTCAGATCCTAACAGCGATGAAGACCATAGCTCGACCAATGGCCCTAACAGCGCTTCTGCCACCAATGACTTTGCCGCATTGACCATGAACTGGACCGTCGCCGACTGGACCTTAACGTCTATTACCGGTGCGGTAAGCCGCGATGAGGATGCCCGCCTCGAGTATGACGCAAACTCAATTGAGTTTATGTATGTCAACACCGGCAGCGAATACAGCCAGTTCAGCCAGGAGTTCCGTGCTTCTGGTGAGCTGACCGATAACATCTTCGCTACTTTTGGTGCCTACTACTGGGACTCTGATTATAAACAGAATCAGACCAGCTACCAGATGTGGGATTGGTTTGGCATGCCACCGGGAGCAACTCAACACCTTGATAACTCCGGTACCAACACCGCCACCTCACTGTTTGCTAACGTCGACTGGAACATTACCGAGGACTTGATACTAAACCTGGGTGGCCGTTATACCGATGAAGAGAAAACAATCACCACTTATGCTGCTGGCATTAAGATGGCTGACGGTACTCCTATTACCCCAGATGGCCCTGAAGAAAAGTTTGACCAAAGCTGGACCAACTTCTCGCCACGGGTTGCTCTGCAGTATAACTTTACCGATGACGTGATGGCCTTTGTCTCCTACTCGGAAGGTTTCCGCAGCGGTGGTTACTTCGCTCGTTCAACCGTGCCTGATGCCGACGGTTACGACCCAGAGACGGTTAACAGCTGGGAAGCCGGTGTAAAGACTGAGCTGTGGAATAACCGTTTACGTCTAAACGGCACCTTGTTCTATGGCGACTATCAAGACAAGCAAGAGGACGTCATAGTCTCTGTGCCTGGCCAAAGCGCTAACACCGTAATACGAAATGCCGCAGATGCTGTACTTCAAGGTGTTGAACTTGAAGCAACGGCGCAGCTAACACACAGCTTAAGTGTTTATGCCAACGCCGGTTATTTGGATGCCAGCTTTAAAGACTTCTATGCAGACATTGACGGTGGCGCTATTGAAGAGCCTACCGACAACTCTGATTTAGAATTGCGTAACGCACCTGAATATACCTTTGCCGCAGGCGCCGATTATTACCAGGATGTTGGTTTTGGTGAGCTTGGCCTCCACTACAGCTATCGCTGGACAGATGACTACCAAACCGTTATCGACAACGACCCTCGCGGTGAAGTTGAGGCAATGGGTATTCATAACGCCAGTATCGATCTGACGGTTGCTGAGAACTACAGAATCAGCGCCTACGGCCGTAACTTGAGTGATGAACGCTACGCCCGCGTCGTGGTCATTCCAACTTTCGCAGCCTTTGGTCAATACAATGCGCCGCGTAACTTCGGTGTAGAGCTTGTTGCTGATTTCTAA
- a CDS encoding GNAT family N-acetyltransferase — protein sequence MIEVVNANNIEQVLPLVRAYQQFYQVADICDDNNRAFFSQFGDTNPSGCQFLCRDGDKVVGFATVYFTFTSTLAKKVAVLNDLYTLEECRGKGVGRALIEHCRQFAGEAGAARLQWVTATDNTTAKKLYDSLDTASRDWTFYTYNT from the coding sequence ATGATCGAAGTGGTTAACGCCAATAATATAGAGCAGGTGTTGCCGTTGGTACGCGCCTATCAACAGTTTTATCAGGTGGCGGATATCTGCGACGATAACAATCGCGCGTTCTTTTCGCAGTTTGGCGACACCAACCCCAGTGGTTGTCAGTTTCTGTGTCGTGATGGCGATAAGGTGGTCGGCTTTGCCACTGTTTACTTTACCTTCACCTCGACCCTTGCCAAAAAAGTTGCCGTACTCAACGATCTCTATACCCTAGAGGAATGCCGCGGCAAGGGTGTTGGGCGAGCATTGATCGAGCACTGTCGGCAGTTTGCCGGTGAGGCTGGTGCGGCACGGTTACAGTGGGTAACAGCGACGGATAACACTACGGCGAAAAAGCTCTACGACTCGCTAGACACCGCCAGCCGCGATTGGACGTTTTATACTTATAACACCTAA
- a CDS encoding SDR family NAD(P)-dependent oxidoreductase gives MDLGLSGKKALITGSTRGIGRAIANLLADEGVDLAICSRNQAEVDTAVAELSAKGVKVTGAVVDVADKASYQAWVASAADELGGLDIFVPNVSAGGGDMSDEGWINGINIDVLGTTRGIEAAMPYLEKSSAGSVVIISSTAGVETFMGPQPYNALKGALVIHGKQLSQALAPQGIRVNCVSPGPVYIEGGAWEYIKENMADLYNDTVAQIPQGRMGSAEEIANTVAFLASPAASLITGVNLVADGGFTKRVQL, from the coding sequence ATGGACCTCGGACTATCTGGAAAAAAAGCCCTGATTACAGGTTCTACTCGCGGCATTGGCCGTGCCATCGCTAACTTGCTGGCTGACGAGGGCGTTGATTTAGCCATCTGTTCTCGCAACCAGGCAGAGGTTGACACTGCCGTCGCTGAACTCAGCGCCAAGGGCGTAAAAGTTACCGGTGCCGTTGTCGATGTAGCCGATAAGGCGTCATATCAGGCATGGGTTGCCAGCGCTGCTGATGAACTCGGCGGCTTAGATATCTTTGTACCCAATGTCAGCGCCGGCGGCGGTGATATGTCAGATGAAGGATGGATTAACGGCATTAACATCGATGTGTTAGGCACTACCCGCGGTATCGAAGCGGCCATGCCATACCTGGAAAAGTCATCGGCCGGCTCTGTCGTTATTATCTCCAGCACCGCTGGGGTGGAAACCTTTATGGGGCCGCAGCCCTACAATGCACTCAAGGGCGCCTTAGTCATCCACGGCAAACAGCTTAGCCAAGCTCTGGCTCCTCAGGGTATTCGCGTTAACTGTGTGTCACCGGGTCCTGTGTATATTGAGGGGGGTGCCTGGGAGTACATCAAAGAAAATATGGCCGATCTTTATAATGACACTGTTGCCCAAATTCCACAGGGTCGCATGGGCAGTGCAGAAGAGATTGCCAATACGGTTGCTTTCTTGGCCAGCCCAGCTGCCAGCCTGATTACCGGCGTCAACCTTGTCGCCGACGGTGGTTTCACCAAGCGCGTTCAGCTGTAA